The following are encoded together in the Cryptococcus neoformans var. neoformans JEC21 chromosome 9 sequence genome:
- a CDS encoding F-box domain-containing protein, putative produces MFTQVSTPSTPSFPNTPDVVEEMEKLQMNPSQEPTSTSLQINDEEELERFRAQWREELKAKKTGVTSGVNVGNVIWKSKGQGVEREHEDSNGHATLTSPKTSRMAHTLPAFEDDDDVPRAGPSKAVPAMAIIKGANHSKTHSKKFRTDKERAVQTYAKAVESEQSGQLNEALILYRRAFKMDDDVDKLYTRSVAKATAQQVLEQQGTSENPLPAIPNSADIVQPSAPVEEPYSFQRHIQLHPDYVKSSAAPIASSKTSSKSALTAILDSLPIAPYEFTFLPEDEDLPIPIASLPAELIDPILAHLDVIWVERFAATCWRARYLTQCSNVWRRLACRIYREPAILPPGGLTVKDLMQRHAGEWRTTLIEEERVRMDGCYIAVCHYIRPGAGDEWIAITHLITYHRFLRFYPDGSVISFLTTDHPSEIVPVLRPSLRGKGLHFGRWRLIRSDAIHNPEIDSEWVPSKSGEKRPARIIISDLLEPGVEKPKYEFEMELALRQTSRGRWNKLDILEYRSINLTTGETLALSLKNQKPFFFSKVRSYNPPF; encoded by the exons ATGTTTACTCAGGTGTCCACTCCCAGCACACCTTCGTTCCCTAACACGCCCGATGTGGtcgaagagatggagaaactGCAGATGAACCCGTCCCAGGAGCCGACATCAACGTCATTACAAATCaacgacgaagaggagctCGAGAGGTTTCGAGCCCAGTGGCGTGAGGAActcaaggccaagaagactGGAGTCACGAGTGGAGTGAACGTTGGGAACGTTATCTGGAAAAGCAAGGGACAGGGCGTGGAACGGGAGCATGAGGACAGCAATGGTCACGCCACCTTGACATCGCCCAAGACTTCTCGGATGGCACACACTCTGCCTGCGTTCGAAGACGATGACGATGTCCCTAGAGCTGGTCCATCGAAAGCTGTTCCAGCAATGGCCATCATCAAAGGCGCCAACCATAGCAAGACGCATTCGAAAAAGTTCAGAACCGACAAGGAGCGCGCTGTACAGACGTACGCCAAGGCTGTAGAGAGCGAGCAGAGTGGCCAGCTGAATGAAGCCTTGATACTTTATCGGAGGGCATTCAAGATGGATG ATGATGTGGATAAACTCTACACTCGTTCTGTCGCGAAAGCCACTGCCCAACAAGTCCTGGAACAACAAGGGACGAGTGAGAATCCCTTGCCAGCTATTCCCAATTCTGCCGATATTGTCCAGCCATCAGCACCTGTAGAGGAGCCCTATTCGTTCCAGCGCCATATCCAACTCCACCCCGACTACGTCAAATCTTCCGCTGCACCAATAGCTTCATCTAAGACATCATCTAAATCAGCTCTGACGGCCATACTGGACTCATTACCGATCGCTCCCTACGAATTTACCTTTTTGccagaagacgaggatTTACCTATACCGATTGCAAGTCTTCCAGCAGAGCTCATAGATCCTATCCTTGCTCATTTGGACGTCATCTGGGTGGAACGATTCGCCGCTACATGTTGGCGAGCGAGATATCTCACACAATGCTCAAATGTCTGGAGAAGATTAGCATGCAGGATCTATAGAGAGCCTGCGATACTCCCACCAGGAGGGCTCACAGTGAAGGATCTGATGCAAAGGCACGCGGGCGAATGGCGAACGACGTtgatcgaagaagaaagggttAGGATGGACGGATGTTATATTGCTGTGTGTCATTATAT TCGACCTGGTGCAGGAGATGAATGGATCGCG ATCACCCATCTGA TCACATACCATCGCTTCCTGCGTTTCTATCCCGACGGCTCAGTAATCTCTTTTCTAACAACGGACCA CCCCTCCGAAATCGTTCCTGTTCTCCGTCCATCTTTGCGCGGCAAGGGTTTACACTTCGGCCGCTGGCGACTCATCCGCTCAGACGCTATACACAATCCCGAAATCGACTCCGAATGGGTTCCATCCAAATCTGGGGAAAAGCGCCCCGCAAGGATTATCATCTCGGACTTATTAGAGCCTGGGGTGGAAAAGCCAAAATATGAGTTTGAGATGGAGCTGGCTTTGAGGCAGACAAGTCGTGGAAG GTGGAACAAGCTTGATATTCTTGAATATCGTTCCATCAATCTCACTACAGGCGAAACTTTGGCCCTTTCGCTCAAGAATCAGAAgccgttcttcttctcaaa AGTGCGATCCTACAATCCGCCATTCTAA
- a CDS encoding DNA helicase, putative, with product MDFEEDQPLWDGSRQEEEDVYFGKFGYAEGYESPYHPNNSPTPRYDIGLSSRSLNPGQNLTGFSASQFNPSRHTPFPLISDSHSLLTDLALNRSTRQFTPENSLARDHSAILQRQQSENYGDEIWEDEEFVEAVNESFNHEIDNAKEYDPVITAETIRSREELRNKAVFNKNGKPLVPLSRLPIDQRKLFKFPCFNNVQSEVFDDVYQSDENLVVSAPTGSGKTTIFELAFLHNLSFRTPDDSLKPLAVYIAPTKALCNEKAKDWQERLSQALPDVICNEITGDYGNTSTIYNSIRTADLMVTTPEKFDSMTRRSRNLENMSQRLRLIMIDEVHILRESRGATLEVVISRLKGLGRGIRFVALSATVPNIDDIARWLGPTRNEYGQLSRGVLVGREVISAKEKRAPAVDDMPMAKVYKFGEEYRPVPLQRETYGIESTGNDWALANRLDKELFPILLRHAAGQPVLVFCPTRKSCQATAESIFQSYEEARAKGLKLPWQHPPGVRLELQDKKLTELSTCGIAVHHAGLDYGDRRAIEDGFRDGKLHMIASTSTLAVGVNLPAHTVVIKGVMAWQGASSGFQEYSDIDIQQMVGRAGRPQYDTSGVVVVMCERSKVRKYQSMLNSQTVLESCLHENLTEYINSEIGQGTIRSVSSAQEWLRNSFFHIRIQQNPKHYALSDAKDKPVEGAWEEWLDHYVEKALINLEKDGFIERADDDTLIPTETGKIMSSSMISYGTMCSIKAMSPGSTVQDLLEILAGSTEFQDLRIRQGESGFLNKLRINEEIRFPLAEAVKSYADKVFLLLQVTFGNIILEDIAKKTELTSPIQTLMAIYNHAPRIVKAIVQFTLNREYGIAARSALELHRVVVGKAWEDLPTIFRQIPSIGPKSIRVLGQNGITNFDQLLDVESEKIQLWLNRGHDFARAIHEQARRMPRFHVTMEEENMDYDGTYNVLNLRVNITPKAKVIATESRGKRGGFITQYNLSTLFLNQSGGFIGYRRLELKKLIKNKDNSFIIAVTLSKRCDSVAAIVGVDEVAGCSTVIHYNTNLDDSVYPEDLEDDENVEEPPSQRTLVEPTPELEEELLPNGNVKCHHSCKDKLACQHVCCKSGVPPRKRNKAGARASGRSNVRTAADRIRETQYCVESPREELRPVGKAVRRIRQGSQMSRSPSPASNVQAANHKAAIVSEMQPNTRAVERVREARIVRGPLSSTVAIEPRSRSTTPIVPPKAVKNENIASGQIKEPLFLPGSDDDYNARHHENDPSRKAIARSKAMSGSTSRYFDQPKTSGKAKNALSRKPPTMPVTSSASHPSILDLLPGQATIKNNSDANSHDLGPIHGNFSDDGYETVRESPEMKHSRVFPHSKPSIDWYTEEIVQDDPEKSTEANKSHVVTNAQAPENWEFNIEEMFADISGSPSSPKQLEEEPKSVLNINPSPSLKQPARLIIGGFGRPSIKRQRLHEDQHSSNYSLAQPFAQSDNPDILRANENGPTAQGPSASMPQNEMDEFEDWYMGEGG from the exons ATGGATTTCGAAGAAGATCAGCCACTGTGGGATGGATCGCgtcaagaggaagaagacgtcTACTTTGGAAAATTTGGTTACGCAGAGGGGTACGAGTCTCCGTATCACCCTA ATAATTCTCCAACACCAAGATACGACATTGGTCTTTCTTCCAGGTCACTCAATCCTGGACAAAATCTAACCGGCTTTTCAGCATCCCAATTCAATCCCTCAAGGCATACTCCATTCCCGCTGATCTCAGACTCTCATTCGCTCCTCACCGATCTGGCCCTTAACCGAAGTACAAGGCAATTCACTCCCGAAAACTCACTTGCCCGTGACCATTCAGCTATTTTGCAACGGCAGCAAAGCGAAAATTATGGAGACGAAatttgggaagatgaggagttTGTGGAAGCAGTCAATGAGAGCTTTAATCATGAGA TTGATAATGCGAAGGAGTATGATCCTGTAATCACTGCAGAGACCATCAGAAGTCGAGAAGAATTGAGGAACAAGGCAGTCTTCAACAAGAATGGTAAACCTCTCGTACCATTGTCAAGACTTC CTATAGACCAGCGCAAGTTATTCAAATTTCCCTGTTTCAATAACGTCCAGAGCGAAGTATTTGACGAT GTATATCAAAGTGATGAGAATCTGGTTGTCTCGGCACCCACTGGTTCCGGAAAAACAACAATCTTCGAACTCGCGTTCCTCCACAACTTATCATTTAGAACCCCCGACGACTCGCTCAAGCCTTTAGCGGTATATATCGCCCCCACTAAGGCTCTTTGCAAtgaaaaggccaaggacTGGCAGGAGCGGCTAAGTCAAGCTCTTCCGGATGTGATAT GTAACGAAATAACTGGTGACTATGGCAATACATCCACAATCTATAACTCTATCAGGACCGCGGATCTGATGGTAACTACA CCAGAGAAATTCGACTCTATGACGCGTCGATCCAGAAATTTGGAGAATATGTCTCAACGTCTGCGATTAATTATGATTGATGAG GTCCACATCTTGCGCGAAAGCCGGGGTGCCACCTTGGAAGTTGTCATATCTCGTCTGAAAGGACTTGGTAGGGGCATACGCTTTGTAGCGCTCAGCGCAACAGTGCCAAATATCGATGACATCGCTCGTTGGCTAGGACCGACCAGAAATGAATATGGCCAACTTTCAAGAGGGGTTCTTGTCGGAAGGGAAGTGATCAGcgcaaaggaaaagagggcaCCGGCAGTCGACGATATGCCCATGGCCAAAGTCTATAAG TTCGGAGAGGAATACCGGCCTGTACCTCTTCAACGTGAAACTTACGGCATCGAGTCCACCGGAAATGATTGGGCGCTCGCCAATAGACTTGATAAAGAGCTCTTCCCTATACTTTTGAGGCACGCAGCTGGCCAACCCGTCCTGGTTTTCTGTCCTACACGCAAGT CATGTCAAGCGACAGCAGAGTCAATATTTCAGTCCTACGAAGAAGCTCGGGCAAAGGGCTTAAAGTTGCCGTGGCAACACCCACCAGG CGTCCGACTTGAATTGCAAGATAAGAAATTAACTGAATTGTCCACCTGTGGCATTGCTGTGCATCACGCCGGTTTAGACTATGGTGATCGAAGAGCTATTGAAGATGGTTTCCGCGACGGTAAGCTTCATATGATCGCGTCTACCTCT ACGTTGGCCGTGGGTGTGAATCTACCGGCGCATACTGTAGTCATCAAAGGCGTGATGGCTTGGCAGGGTGCATCGTCTGGATTCCAAGAATACTCAGACATTGACATTCAG CAAATGGTGGGAAGGGCTGGCCGTCCCCAGTATGACACCTCAGGTGTTGTGGTGGTCATGTGTGAGCGCTCTAAAGTGCGGAAG TATCAATCGATGTTAAATTCTCAAACAGTCCTCGAAAGCTGTCT ACATGAAAATCTTACCGAAT ATATCAACAGCGAAATTGGCCAAGGAACTATTAGGTCTGTCTCATCAGCCCAGGAATGGCTCAGAAA TTCGTTCTTCCATATTCGCATCCAGCAAAATCCTAAACATTATGCTCTGTCCGATGCAAAAGATAAGCCTGTTGAAGGTGCTTGGGAAGAATGGCTCGACCATTACGTCGAG AAAGCCCTTATCAATCTTGAAAAGGATGGCTTTATTGAACGAGCCGATGACGATACACTCATCCCTACAGAAACGGGCAAGATCATGAGCAGCAGTATGATTT CATACGGCACC ATGTGCTCGATCAAGGCAATGTCTCCTGGATCGACCGTACAAGACCTGTTAGAGATTTTGGCTGGATCCACAGA GTTCCAAGACTTGCGAATCAGGCAAGGAGAGAGTGGT TTTTTAAACAAGCTTCGGATCAATGAAGAGATCCGTTTCCCACTCGCAGAAGCTGTGAAGAGCTATGC CGATAAAGTCTTTCTTTTACTTCAAGTGACTTTCGGAAATATCATCCTTGAGGACATTGCCAAGAAGACAGAACTCACCTCACCAATTCAAACTCTTATGGCCATCTACAACCATGCCCCTCGCATTGTCAAAG CTATTGTACAGTTCACTTTGAATCGTGAATACGGTATAGCTGCGCGCTCGGCCTTAGAACTCCATCGAGTAGTTGTGGGTAAagcttgggaagacttGCCCACCATTTTCCGTCAGATCCCTAGCATTG GCCCAAAGTCCATTCGAGTCCTAGGACAAAACGGCATCACAA ATTTTGATCAGCTTCTTGACGTGGAATCAGAGAAGATACAGTTATGGTTGAATAGAGGGCATGATTTCGCTCGCGCAATCCATGAACAAGCTCGAAGAATGCCACGATTCCATGTGACTATGGA GGAGGAAAACATGGATTACGATGGAACTTATAATGTTCTCAACCTGCGCGTGAACATAACCCCCAAGGCTAAGGTCATTGCGACAGAATCTAGAGGCAAACGTGGCGGCTTTATAACGCAGTATAATCTCTCGACTTTGTTCTTAAACCAGAGTGGAGGATTCATCGGCTACCGGAGATTAGAGCTGAAGAAACTAATAAAGAACAAGGACAATAGCTTCATCATAGCAGTTACGCTGAGCAAGCGCTGTGATAGTGTTGCTGCGATAGTCGGGG TCGATGAGGTCGCTGGTTGCTCGACAGTAATTCACTACAATACAAACTTGGATGACTCAGTATATCCCGaagatttggaggatgatgaaaatgtAGAGG AACCACCTTCACAGAGAACCCTTGTTGAGCCTACTccagagctggaagaggaattgCTTCCCAACGGCAATGTTAAATGTCATCACTCATGCAAGGACAAGCTAGCATGCCAGCACGTTTGCTGTAAAAGTGGGGTACCTCCAAGGAAACGGAACAAGGCAGGTGCAAGAGCTTCGGGAAGAAGTAATGTCAGAACGG CCGCTGACCGTATTCGGGAGACACAATACTGCGTGGAATCACCCAGAGAAGAATTAAGACCAGTAGGGAAAG CCGTTCGAAGGATACGACAAGGTTCTCAGATGAGTCGATCCCCGTCCCCTGCTTCAAATGTACAAGCTGCCAATCATAAAGCAGCGATTGTTTCAGAGATGCAACCGAACACAAGAG CCGTTGAACGTGTACGTGAAGCGCGTATCGTCCGTGGTCCATTATCTTCTACAGTTGCAATTGAGCCCAGATCGAGAAGCACCACGCCAATCGTACCGCCTAAAGCAGTCAAGAATGAGA ACATTGCGAGTGGACAGATAAAAGAACCATTATTCCTGCCAGGATCAGACGACGATTACAACGCGAGGCACCATGAGAATGATCCTTCACGGAAAGCTATCGCTCGCTCCAAAGCAATGAGTGGTTCGACATCAAGGTATTTTGATCAACCCAAGACATCCGGCAAGGCCAAAAATGCACTTTCTCGCAAGCCTCCAACAATGCCAGTTACGTCTTCTGCCTCTCACCCTTCCATCCTGGATTTATTGCCAGGACAAGCTACAATCAAGAATAACAGCGATGCCAATTCTCACGATTTAGGACCTATCCACGGCAACTTCTCTGATGATGGCTATGAAACAGTGCGGGAGAGCCCCGAGATGAAACATTCAAGGGTTTTCCCGCACTCTAAACCATCTATCGACTGGTACACAGAAGAGATCGTGCAGGACGATCCCGAAAAATCCACGGAGGCCAATAAATCGCACGTTGTAACCAACGCGCAGGCACCTGAAAATTGGGAATTCAATATTGAAGAGATGTTTGCAGACATCAGCGGatccccatcttctccaaaacaGCTAGAAGAGGAGCCAAAGTCAGTTCTCAATATAAATCCTAGCCCTTCGCTCAAGCAGCCAGCACGACTCATCATTGGCGGTTTCGGACGTCCATCGATAAAACGGCAAAGGCTCCATGAGGACCAGCATTCAAGCAATTATTCGCTTGCCCAACCTTTCGCTCAATCAGATAATCCCGATATCTTACGTGCAAATGAGAACGGGCCTACGGCACAAGGAC CTTCAGCCTCAATGCCGCAGaatgagatggatgaatTTGAAGATTGGTACATGGGGGAGGGCGGATAG
- a CDS encoding DNA helicase, putative, translating to MTLDILQPKPTPDASVQSFLNRHKQLLELERKAEEEQTRLLNSKCSPSLLEQRGLALNGLGVSGISIGLGGKSLIELHRPLAYHTSPALPPHTFRPGDPVRIEAHVATTSGKSKGKKRESEDEGAVEGVVYRVGPEKVVVAVNESKEIDLPERLRLLKLANSVTFDRMEKTLAHLERLVLPSGGTPSPPSFNMPLVQALLGKQLPTWKETIPPQNNIEPLGQLSSDEDMKWFGQHLNDSQKESIKFCLKANEVACIHGPPGTGKTHTLVELIFQLLSRPAAPNTTLPPRILITTPSNLALDNLLIRLHILAQQPPYSSLLPRNSFLRMGHPTRVHRDLVKETLDWKAANGDQGELLKDVGKEMQGHLDALGKKRGEKGAVKGKERGKKWGEVRELRKEYRQREGKVVKTVVNGAQIVLATCHSAGSRQLNNMIFDVCIIDEATQAVEAVCWVPILKSKKLILAGDPQQLPPTIMSKENAPPLKDLQEAIDQIKLGDSPSLKSPRTLETTLFERLEKLYGPGIKRVLQVQYRMNEHIAVFPSETLYESALISDASVAKRTLLELPSVKDKTSEDVKDDLEPTVVFFDTADCEFYERTEGDGEATKSSIGEGSKSNENEAEIVARWARKLISLGIPPIEIGIVTPYQAQVTLISSLLHEEYPEMTIGSVDGLQGQEREAIILSLVRSNPSGEVGFLGEYRRLNVAMTRAKRQLCVVGDSKTVSKGTKYLKKWMDWLEAEADVRWAGEETV from the exons ATGACCTTGGACATCCTCCAGCCCAAGCCGACTCCGGACGCCTCCGTCCAGTCATTTCTGAATAGGCATAAACAGCTTTTGGAactggagagaaaggcagaggaggagcagacAAGACTGCTCAACTCGAAATGTTCGCCTTCTCTGCTTGAGCAGAGAGGTCTGGCTTTGAATGGTTTAGGGGTTTCTGGTATTAGCATTGGACTAGGAGGGAAAAG TTTAATCGAGCTCCATAGGCCTTTGGCATACCACACTTCGCCAGCGTTGCCTCCACACACGTTTCGTCCAGGAGACCCAGTGCGTATAGAAGCGCACGTGGCCACTACATCTGGCAAGagcaaaggaaagaaaagagaatcagaagatgaaggtgctgTGGAGGGTGTAGTCTATCGGGTCGGGCCTGAAAAGGTGGTCGTCGCCGTGAATGAGTCGAAAGAAATAGATCTGCCAGAAAGATTGAGGCT ACTCAAACTTGCCAATTCAGTCACCTTCGATCGCATGGAAAAAACTTTGGCACACCTTGAACGTTTGGTGCTCCCTTCAGGAGGAACTCCTTCACCTCCATCTTTCAACATGCCGCTTGTACAAGCCCTTCTCGGTAAACAACTGCCAACATGGAAGGAAACAATACCTCCTCAAAATAATATAGAACCTTTGGGGCAACTGTCATCTGATGAGGACATGAAGTGGTTTGGCCAACATTTAAATGACAGTCAGAAAGAAAGCATCAAGTTCTGCCTAAAAGCAAATGAGGTCGCTTGTATTCATGGTCCACCAGGA ACTGGCAAAACACATACACTTGTCGAACTCATTTTCCAGCTTCTCTCTCGACCTGCTGCCCCAAACACTACGCTTCCACCCCGTATCCTCATCACGACCCCGTCAAATTTGGCTCTCGATAATTTACTTATCCGTCTCCATATTCTGGCACAGCAACCACCTTACagctctctcctcccacgCAACTCATTTCTTCGTATGGGGCATCCTACTAGAGTCCACCGAGATCTCGTAAAAGAGACTTTAGATTGGAAAGCAGCAAACGGTGACCAGGGTGAACTATTGAAAGATGTGGGAAAAGAAATGCAAGGTCACCTTGATGCTTtgggcaagaagagaggtgAAAAAGGTGCCgtaaaagggaaagaaagagggaagaaatgggGAGAAGTCCGAGAGTTGCGTAAAGA ATATCGTCAGCGAGAGGGCAAAGTTGTCAAGACGGTGGTGAACGGGGCACAG ATTGTCCTTGCAACCTGCCATAGTGCCGGATCTCGACAGCTTAACAATATGATCTTCGATGTATGTATCATCGATGAAGCAACACAAGCTGTTGAGGCTGTTTGTTGGGTTCCCATCTTGAAATCCAAGAAGTTAATTCTTGCTGGTGACCCTCAACAG CTTCCCCCGACTATCATGAGCAAAGAAAATGCCCCGCCCTTGAAAGACCTTCAAGAAGCAATCGATCAGATTAAACTAGGTGATAGCCCATCCCTGAAATCTCCACGAACTCTGGAAACAACCCTTTTCGAACGTCTAGAAAAACTTTACGGTCCCGGGATCAAGCGTGTTCTTCAGGTCCAGTATAGGATGAACGAACACATTGCAGTGTTCCCATCAGAAACCCTATATGAGTCGGCGCTCATATCCGATGCTTCAGTTGCTAAGCGTACGTTGCTTGAGCTTCCATCAGTGAAAGACAAGACAAGTGAAGACGTCAAGGATGATTTGGAGCCTACGGTGGTCTTCTTTGATACCGCCGATTGCGAATTTTACGAGAGAAccgaaggagatggagaagctACCAAGAGCTCCATTGGGGAAGGCAGTAAGAGTAACGAGAATGAGGCAGAAATTGTGGCCAGGTGGGCGAGGAAGCTG ATATCATTGGGAATACCCCCCATTGAAATTGGCATCGTTACCCCTTACCAAGCTCAAGTCACACTTATTTCGTCTCTCCTACACGAAGAGTACCCTGAGATGACGATTGGAAGTGTTGACGGATTGCAAGGCCAAGAACGAGAG GCCATCATCCTTTCACTGGTTCGATCAAATCCTTCAGGAGAAGTGGGATTTCTTGGTGAATACAGGAGATTGAATGTTGCAATGACAAGAGCAAAGAGACAACTG TGTGTTGTGGGAGATTCCAAAACCGTCTCGAAAGGAACCAAATACCTGAAAAAGTGGATGGATTGGCTTGAGGCAGAAGCGGATGTTAGATGggctggagaagagacggTATAG
- a CDS encoding expressed protein yields MGLLDKVTDKVTGHSHGKNSDNYDQSGNESYGSGGQGNNSFGAGKDSYGSSGQGGDTYGSGGQPGGQSGGQSGGFGSSGNNSYGSSGQGGGTYGSGGQSHGSSGLGSSGNDSYGSSGGDSYGSGGLSGGQPGGFGGNQSGGGLGGGNSGGFGGSGGNDSYGSGGNAGGFGGGRGDDSYGSGGKPGGFAGGNNDAFGSGGNPGGLGGGGVRGSEQGGFGGTGRSGY; encoded by the exons ATGGGT CTCTTGGACAAGGTCACTGACAAGGTTACCGGCCACTCTCATGGCAAA AATTCTGATAACTACGACCAGAGCGGCAACGAGTCCTATGGCTCTGGCGGTCAGGGCAATAACTCTTTCGGTGCTGGTAAGGACTCTTACGGGTCCTCCGGCCAAGGTGGTGATACCTATGGCTCTGGTGGCCAGCCTGGTGGCCAGTCTGGTGGCCAGTCTGGTGGCTTTGGCTCCAGTGGTAACAACTCTTACGGGTCCTCTGGCCAAGGTGGTGGCACTTACGGCTCCGGTGGCCAGTCTCACGGTAGCAGCGGTTTGGGTTCTTCCGGCAACGACTCCTATGGCTCTTCCGGCGGCGACTCTTACGGTTCCGGTGGTCTTTCCGGTGGCCAGCCTGGCGGCTTCGGTGGTAACCAGAGCGGGGGTGGCTTGGG CGGCGGTAACTCTGGCGGCTTTGG TGGAAGTGGCGGTAATGACTCCTACGGCTCTGGCGGCAATGCTGGTGGCTTCGGCGGCGGTC GAGGTGATGACTCCTATGGCTCTGGAGGCAAGCCCGGTGGCTTCGCCGGAGGTAACAACGACGCCTTCGGCTCCGGAGGCAACCCTGGTGGTCTcggtggcggcggcg TGCGAGGTTCCGAGCAGGGTGGCTTCGGTGGTACTGGCAGAAGTGGATACTGA
- a CDS encoding RNA polymerase II transcription factor, putative yields MALSLKDMRPLVVHCDTDYIRAGFAVGELFPRPSVTLRACYAIPIASSNKAADANGDSRAADGDVDVPSKSGWLVGEELVGAQKENNWESSLELRWPFRPNKVADDWEGREYIMSHLLALLGINIQTNSSALLLIPPPSPPTFTLSTQALYTQFAFESLNTPMFSILPAPLSGLYALGATTGIMIYIGHEESSAFVITDSIVRWECSTSVQIGQADCESHFEQLLLEDDLLDQELKTATGNESLDLEEKRKLVKEVANFVWTECTGDDIEVPALNAKAAIVIGAAQTSGEEDTFDVAKKLVGDPTPAPTTNSHKSKKQQAQALAAANKAAAQAAADAAAQAALPPSIDAIVVTIPSLPEKEIQLGPVRHRICEPLFKGKSIGGDTLYEAVGRAVENDSLSTGEKLAIWEGVGVIGEVAKIKSFSPALVTYLSPYLLSSSELPSDCQPSKMRLLSIPDYFANFKKTTTELAPFLGGTLVAKVAFTDSTGKHSVSKVDYNTKGPEAIYVVTSEDR; encoded by the exons ATGGCTCTCTCTCTCAAAGATATGAGGCCATTGGTGGTGCACTGCGACACGGACTACATCCGTGCGGGCTTTGCTGTCGGGGAGCTTTTTCCTCGACCAAGTGTG ACCCTTCGCGCTTGTTACGCTATACCCATAGCATCATCTAATAAAGCGGCAGATGCAAACGGTGACTCACGGGCGGCTGACGGAGATGTGGATGTTCCTTCGAAGAGTGGATGGCTTGTTGGTGAAGAATTGGTTGGCGCGCAGAAAGAGAACAATTGGGAGAGTAGTCTGGAATTGAGATGGCCTTTCAGGCCAAACAAAGTGGCGGATGACTGGGAAGGACGCGAATATATCAT GTCGCATCTCTTAGCTCTTCTTGGTATCAACATCCAAACTAACTCCTCTGCTCTGCTCTTAATCCCGCCTCCCTCACCTCCAACCTTTACACTCTCCACACAAGCTTTATATACTCAGTTCGCCTTTGAATCTCTCAATACCCCCATGttttccatcctccctGCGCCTCTTTCCGGTCTCTACGCTCTTGGAGCGACTACCGGCATTATGATCTACATCGGTCATGAGGAATCTTCAGCATTTGTCATCACCGACTCTATTGTGAGGTGGGAATGTTCTACGAGTGTACAAATAGGTCAGGCCGATTGTGAATCCCACTTTGAACAATTGcttttggaagatgatcttTTGGATCAGGAGTTAAAGACGGCCACGGGCAACGAGTCATTGGACCTGGAGGAGAAGCGAAAACTGGTGAAGGAGGTCGCAAACTTTGTTTGGACGGAATGTACAGGAGATGACATTGAGGTGCCGGCGCTTAATGCTAAAGCAGCAATTGTTATTGGTGCCGCCCAAACAtcaggggaagaggatacGTTCGATGTCGCCAAAAA GCTTGTTGGGGATCCCACACCGGCACCAACAACTAATTCCCACAAGAGCAAAAAGCAGCAGGCGCAAGCTCTCGCTGCGGCCAATAAGGCAGCAGCCCAAGCAGCTGCTGACGCTGCTGCGCAGGCGGCATTGCCACCTTCTATTGATGCCATTGTCGTCACTATTCCTTCACTTCCAGAAAAAGAGATACAGCTAGGCCCTGTAAGACATCGCATCTGCGAACCATTGTTCAAGGGCAAGTCCATTGGAGGAGACACGTTATACGAAGCTGTTGGAAGGGCTGTGGAAAATGATAGTCTGAGCACGGGGGAGAAGCTCGCTATTTGGGAAGGTGTAGGTGTTATTGGAGAAGTTGCCAAGATAAAAT CCTTTTCCCCTGCTCTCGTCACCTATTTATCCCCTTACTTACTTTCATCCTCTGAGCTTCCTTCCGACTGTCAACCCTCAAAAATGCGTCTACTCAGTATACCAGACTACTTTGCCAACTTCAAAAAGACCACAACGGAGCTGGCGCCATTTTTGGGAGGGACCCTCGTTGCCAAG GTCGCGTTCACGGACTCGACAGGCAAGCACAGCGTCTCCAAAGTGGACTATAATACAAAGGGGCCGGAGGCTATTTATGTGGTCACAAGCGAGGACAGATGA